One Gadus morhua chromosome 13, gadMor3.0, whole genome shotgun sequence genomic window carries:
- the znf740a gene encoding zinc finger protein 665 isoform X16, with product MSHLPSSSVRDHMKWVCFDNTKVAGLLGCEAVLSSMALMQASSMAGPPKKMMAPLGHGPPQREGPDRGPQSHMILPSGMSCPPLSVFPLQLIRKDGDFQAPRLLDEKDMRANEDMQMKKKNRKSGTPCKVREQDGRGGKGPGGDENGPASKVQKNFICDHCYGAFRSGYHLKRHILIHTGEKPYACAVCDMRFIQRYHLERHSLIHSGVKPYACSMCDMRFFQRYHLERHSQTHTGVKPYACSMCDMRFFQRYHLARHSLTHTGVKPYACSMCDMRFFQRYHLARHSLTHTGVKPYACSMCDRRFFQRYHLARHTLKHTGVKPYACSMCDMRFFQRYHLARHSLTHTGVKPYACTMCDMRFIQRYQLERHSLTHTGVKPYACTMCDKRFFQRYHLARHSLTHMGVKPYACTMCDMRFFQRYHLARHSVIHSGVKPYACTMCDKRFFQRYHLARHSLTHMGVKPYACTMCDMRFVHRYHLTRHSLTHSGMRPCTQAISQRFCAIPEGGVKPYACTMCDKRFFQRYHLARHSITHMGVKPYACTMCDKRFFQRYHLARHSRTHMGVKPYACTMCDKRFFQRYHLARHSLTHMGVKPYACTMCDKRFFQRQHLARHSLTHMGVKPYACTMCDKRFFQRQHLARHSLTHMGVKPYACTMCDKRFFQRQHLARHSLTHMGVKPYACTMCDMRFFQRYHLARHSVIHSGVKPYACTMCDKRFFQRYHLARHSVTHMGVKPYACTICDMRFAQRYHLTRHSLTHSGVKPYACSMCDMRFIQRNHLERHSLTHTGMRSFTVPTQPREKPFACDMCDMRFIQRYHLERHKRVHSGEKPYQCERCQQNFSRTDRLLRHRRLCQGRGVAKVENQPCCDPRPYSQEPPPAPPTWSPLHPPPGRLAV from the exons ATGTCCCATCTACCCAGCAGCTCAGTCCGCGACCATATGAAATGGGTTTGTTTTGACAACACCAAAGTG GCCGGGCTGCTTGGGTGCGAAGCGGTCCTCTCCAGCATGGCCCTGATGCAGGCCAGCTCCATGGCAGGTCCACCCAAGAAGATGATGGCGCCTCTGGGCCACGGCCCGCCCCAGAGAGAGGGCCCCGACCGCGGGCCCCAGAGCCACATGATTCTCCCCTCGGGGATGAGCTGTCCGCCACTG TCTGTGTTTCCTCTGCAGCTCATCAGGAAGGACGGTGACTTCCAGGCCCCTCGCCTGCTGGACGAGAAGGACATGAGGGCCAACGAGGACATGCAGATGAAAAAGAAGAACCGGAAGTCAGGAACGCCCTGCAAAGTGAGAGAACAAGATGGAAGGGGAGGGAAG GGCCCGGGCGGGGACGAGAACGGGCCGGCGTCCAAGGTGCAGAAGAACTTCATCTGCGACCACTGTTACGGCGCCTTCAGGAGCGGCTACCACCTGAAGAGACACATACTGATCCACACAG GGGAGAAGCCGTATGCTTGTGCCGTATGTGACATGAGGTTTATTCAGCGTTACCACCTGGAGAGACACAGCCTCATTCACTCGG gggtgaaGCCGTACGCTTGTTCCATGTGTGACATGCGGTTTTTCCAGCGTTACCACCTGGAGAGACACAGCCAAACTCATACGG GGGTGAAGCCCTACGCATGCTCCATGTGTGACATGAGGTTCTTCCAGCGTTACCATCTGGCCAGACACAGCCTCACTCATACTG GGGTGAAGCCATACGCTTGCTCCATGTGTGACATGAGGTTTTTCCAACGCTACCACTTGGCCAGACACAGCCTCACGCACACTG GGGTGAAGCCATATGCTTGCTCCATGTGTGACAGGAGGTTTTTCCAGAGATACCACCTGGCAAGacacaccctcaaacacacgG GGGTGAAGCCGTACGCTTGCTCCATGTGTGACATGAGGTTCTTCCAGCGTTACCATTTGGCAAGACACAGCCTCACGCACACTG GAGTGAAGCCATACGCATGCACCATGTGTGACATGAGATTTATCCAACGCTACCAACTGGAGAGACACAGTCTGACTCATACCG gggtgaaGCCGTACGCTTGCACCATGTGTGACAAGAGGTTTTTTCAGCGCTACCACCTGGCGAGACACAGCCTCACTCATATGG GTGTGAAACCTTACGCTTGCACCATGTGTGACATGAGGTTTTTTCAGCGTTACCACCTGGCGAGACACAGCGTCATTCATTCGG GTGTGAAACCTTACGCATGTACCATGTGCGACAAGAGGTTTTTTCAACGCTACCATCTGGCAAGACACAGCCTCACTCATATGG GTGTGAAACCTTACGCTTGCACCATGTGTGACATGAGGTTTGTTCACCGTTACCACCTGACGAGACACAGCCTCACTCACTCGGGTATGCGTCCGTGTACCCAGGCCATTTCACAACGTTTTTGCGCTATTCCTGAGGGAG gggtgaaGCCGTACGCTTGCACCATGTGTGACAAGAGGTTTTTTCAGCGCTACCACCTGGCGAGACACAGCATCACTCATATGG GTGTGAAACCTTACGCTTGCACCATGTGTGACAAGAGGTTTTTTCAGCGATACCACCTGGCGAGACACAGCCGCACTCATATGG gggtgaaGCCGTACGCTTGCACCATGTGTGACAAGAGGTTTTTTCAGCGCTACCACCTGGCGAGACACAGCCTCACTCATATGG GTGTGAAACCTTACGCTTGCACCATGTGTGACAAGAGGTTTTTTCAGCGCCAGCACCTGGCGAGACACAGCCTCACTCATATGG GTGTGAAACCTTACGCTTGCACCATGTGTGACAAGAGGTTTTTTCAGCGCCAGCACCTTGCGAGACACAGCCTCACTCATATGG GTGTGAAACCTTACGCTTGCACCATGTGTGACAAGAGGTTTTTTCAGCGCCAGCACCTGGCGAGACACAGCCTCACTCATATGG GTGTGAAACCTTATGCTTGCACCATGTGTGACATGAGGTTTTTTCAGCGCTACCACCTGGCGAGACACAGCGTCATTCATTCGG GTGTGAAACCTTACGCATGTACCATGTGCGACAAGAGGTTTTTCCAACGCTACCATCTGGCAAGACACAGCGTCACTCATATGG GTGTGAAACCTTATGCTTGCACCATATGTGACATGAGGTTTGCTCAGCGTTACCACCTGACGAGACACAGCCTCACTCACTCGG gggtgaaGCCGTATGCTTGTTCCATGTGTGACATGAGGTTTATTCAGCGTAACCACCTGGAGAGACACAGCCTCACTCACACGGGTATGCGTTCGTTTACCGTACCCACACAACCGA GGGAGAAGCCCTTTGCTTGTGACATGTGTGACATGAGGTTTATCCAGCGCTACCACCTGGAGAGACACAAGCGCGTGCACagcggggagaagccctaccagTGTGAACGATGCCAGCAG aacttCTCGCGGACAGACCGGCTGCTGAGGCATCGGCGCCTGTGCCAGGGGCGCGGCGTGGCCAAGGTGGAGAACCAGCCCTGCTGCGACCCCAGGCCCTACTCCCAGGAGCCCCCGCCGGCGCCGCCCACCTGGAGCCCCCTGCACCCCCCGCCGGGGCGGCTGGCCGTCTGA
- the znf740a gene encoding zinc finger protein 271 isoform X20, with protein MSHLPSSSVRDHMKWVCFDNTKVAGLLGCEAVLSSMALMQASSMAGPPKKMMAPLGHGPPQREGPDRGPQSHMILPSGMSCPPLLIRKDGDFQAPRLLDEKDMRANEDMQMKKKNRKSGTPCKGPGGDENGPASKVQKNFICDHCYGAFRSGYHLKRHILIHTGVKPYACSMCDMRFFQRYHLERHSQTHTGVKPYACSMCDMRFFQRYHLARHSLTHTGVKPYACSMCDMRFFQRYHLARHSLTHTGVKPYACSMCDRRFFQRYHLARHTLKHTGVKPYACSMCDMRFFQRYHLARHSLTHTGVKPYACTMCDMRFIQRYQLERHSLTHTGVKPYACTMCDKRFFQRYHLARHSLTHMGVKPYACTMCDMRFFQRYHLARHSVIHSGVKPYACTMCDKRFFQRYHLARHSLTHMGVKPYACTMCDMRFVHRYHLTRHSLTHSGMRPCTQAISQRFCAIPEGGVKPYACTMCDKRFFQRYHLARHSITHMGVKPYACTMCDKRFFQRYHLARHSRTHMGVKPYACTMCDKRFFQRYHLARHSLTHMGVKPYACTMCEKRFFQRHHLARHSLTHMGVKPYACTMCDKRFFQRQHLARHSLTHMGVKPYACTMCDKRFFQRQHLARHSLTHMGVKPYACTMCDKRFFQRQHLARHSLTHMGVKPYACTMCDMRFFQRYHLARHSVIHSGVKPYACTMCDKRFFQRYHLARHSVTHMGVKPYACTICDMRFAQRYHLTRHSLTHSGVKPYACSMCDMRFIQRNHLERHSLTHTGMRSFTVPTQPREKPFACDMCDMRFIQRYHLERHKRVHSGEKPYQCERCQQNFSRTDRLLRHRRLCQGRGVAKVENQPCCDPRPYSQEPPPAPPTWSPLHPPPGRLAV; from the exons ATGTCCCATCTACCCAGCAGCTCAGTCCGCGACCATATGAAATGGGTTTGTTTTGACAACACCAAAGTG GCCGGGCTGCTTGGGTGCGAAGCGGTCCTCTCCAGCATGGCCCTGATGCAGGCCAGCTCCATGGCAGGTCCACCCAAGAAGATGATGGCGCCTCTGGGCCACGGCCCGCCCCAGAGAGAGGGCCCCGACCGCGGGCCCCAGAGCCACATGATTCTCCCCTCGGGGATGAGCTGTCCGCCACTG CTCATCAGGAAGGACGGTGACTTCCAGGCCCCTCGCCTGCTGGACGAGAAGGACATGAGGGCCAACGAGGACATGCAGATGAAAAAGAAGAACCGGAAGTCAGGAACGCCCTGCAAA GGCCCGGGCGGGGACGAGAACGGGCCGGCGTCCAAGGTGCAGAAGAACTTCATCTGCGACCACTGTTACGGCGCCTTCAGGAGCGGCTACCACCTGAAGAGACACATACTGATCCACACAG gggtgaaGCCGTACGCTTGTTCCATGTGTGACATGCGGTTTTTCCAGCGTTACCACCTGGAGAGACACAGCCAAACTCATACGG GGGTGAAGCCCTACGCATGCTCCATGTGTGACATGAGGTTCTTCCAGCGTTACCATCTGGCCAGACACAGCCTCACTCATACTG GGGTGAAGCCATACGCTTGCTCCATGTGTGACATGAGGTTTTTCCAACGCTACCACTTGGCCAGACACAGCCTCACGCACACTG GGGTGAAGCCATATGCTTGCTCCATGTGTGACAGGAGGTTTTTCCAGAGATACCACCTGGCAAGacacaccctcaaacacacgG GGGTGAAGCCGTACGCTTGCTCCATGTGTGACATGAGGTTCTTCCAGCGTTACCATTTGGCAAGACACAGCCTCACGCACACTG GAGTGAAGCCATACGCATGCACCATGTGTGACATGAGATTTATCCAACGCTACCAACTGGAGAGACACAGTCTGACTCATACCG gggtgaaGCCGTACGCTTGCACCATGTGTGACAAGAGGTTTTTTCAGCGCTACCACCTGGCGAGACACAGCCTCACTCATATGG GTGTGAAACCTTACGCTTGCACCATGTGTGACATGAGGTTTTTTCAGCGTTACCACCTGGCGAGACACAGCGTCATTCATTCGG GTGTGAAACCTTACGCATGTACCATGTGCGACAAGAGGTTTTTTCAACGCTACCATCTGGCAAGACACAGCCTCACTCATATGG GTGTGAAACCTTACGCTTGCACCATGTGTGACATGAGGTTTGTTCACCGTTACCACCTGACGAGACACAGCCTCACTCACTCGGGTATGCGTCCGTGTACCCAGGCCATTTCACAACGTTTTTGCGCTATTCCTGAGGGAG gggtgaaGCCGTACGCTTGCACCATGTGTGACAAGAGGTTTTTTCAGCGCTACCACCTGGCGAGACACAGCATCACTCATATGG GTGTGAAACCTTACGCTTGCACCATGTGTGACAAGAGGTTTTTTCAGCGATACCACCTGGCGAGACACAGCCGCACTCATATGG gggtgaaGCCGTACGCTTGCACCATGTGTGACAAGAGGTTTTTTCAGCGCTACCACCTGGCGAGACACAGCCTCACTCATATGG GTGTGAAACCTTACGCTTGCACCATGTGCGAAAAGAGGTTTTTTCAGCGCCACCACCTGGCGAGACACAGCCTCACTCATATGG GTGTGAAACCTTACGCTTGCACCATGTGTGACAAGAGGTTTTTTCAGCGCCAGCACCTGGCGAGACACAGCCTCACTCATATGG GTGTGAAACCTTACGCTTGCACCATGTGTGACAAGAGGTTTTTTCAGCGCCAGCACCTTGCGAGACACAGCCTCACTCATATGG GTGTGAAACCTTACGCTTGCACCATGTGTGACAAGAGGTTTTTTCAGCGCCAGCACCTGGCGAGACACAGCCTCACTCATATGG GTGTGAAACCTTATGCTTGCACCATGTGTGACATGAGGTTTTTTCAGCGCTACCACCTGGCGAGACACAGCGTCATTCATTCGG GTGTGAAACCTTACGCATGTACCATGTGCGACAAGAGGTTTTTCCAACGCTACCATCTGGCAAGACACAGCGTCACTCATATGG GTGTGAAACCTTATGCTTGCACCATATGTGACATGAGGTTTGCTCAGCGTTACCACCTGACGAGACACAGCCTCACTCACTCGG gggtgaaGCCGTATGCTTGTTCCATGTGTGACATGAGGTTTATTCAGCGTAACCACCTGGAGAGACACAGCCTCACTCACACGGGTATGCGTTCGTTTACCGTACCCACACAACCGA GGGAGAAGCCCTTTGCTTGTGACATGTGTGACATGAGGTTTATCCAGCGCTACCACCTGGAGAGACACAAGCGCGTGCACagcggggagaagccctaccagTGTGAACGATGCCAGCAG aacttCTCGCGGACAGACCGGCTGCTGAGGCATCGGCGCCTGTGCCAGGGGCGCGGCGTGGCCAAGGTGGAGAACCAGCCCTGCTGCGACCCCAGGCCCTACTCCCAGGAGCCCCCGCCGGCGCCGCCCACCTGGAGCCCCCTGCACCCCCCGCCGGGGCGGCTGGCCGTCTGA
- the znf740a gene encoding zinc finger protein Xfin isoform X3: MSHLPSSSVRDHMKWAGLLGCEAVLSSMALMQASSMAGPPKKMMAPLGHGPPQREGPDRGPQSHMILPSGMSCPPLSVFPLQLIRKDGDFQAPRLLDEKDMRANEDMQMKKKNRKSGTPCKVREQDGRGGKGPGGDENGPASKVQKNFICDHCYGAFRSGYHLKRHILIHTGEKPYACAVCDMRFIQRYHLERHSLIHSGVKPYACSMCDMRFFQRYHLERHSQTHTGVKPYACSMCDMRFFQRYHLARHSLTHTGVKPYACSMCDMRFFQRYHLARHSLTHTGVKPYACSMCDRRFFQRYHLARHTLKHTGVKPYACSMCDMRFFQRYHLARHSLTHTGVKPYACTMCDMRFIQRYQLERHSLTHTGVKPYACTMCDKRFFQRYHLARHSLTHMGVKPYACTMCDMRFFQRYHLARHSVIHSGVKPYACTMCDKRFFQRYHLARHSLTHMGVKPYACTMCDMRFVHRYHLTRHSLTHSGMRPCTQAISQRFCAIPEGGVKPYACTMCDKRFFQRYHLARHSITHMGVKPYACTMCDKRFFQRYHLARHSRTHMGVKPYACTMCDKRFFQRYHLARHSLTHMGVKPYACTMCEKRFFQRHHLARHSLTHMGVKPYACTMCDKRFFQRQHLARHSLTHMGVKPYACTMCDKRFFQRQHLARHSLTHMGVKPYACTMCDKRFFQRQHLARHSLTHMGVKPYACTMCDMRFFQRYHLARHSVIHSGVKPYACTMCDKRFFQRYHLARHSVTHMGVKPYACTICDMRFAQRYHLTRHSLTHSGVKPYACSMCDMRFIQRNHLERHSLTHTGMRSFTVPTQPREKPFACDMCDMRFIQRYHLERHKRVHSGEKPYQCERCQQNFSRTDRLLRHRRLCQGRGVAKVENQPCCDPRPYSQEPPPAPPTWSPLHPPPGRLAV; the protein is encoded by the exons ATGTCCCATCTACCCAGCAGCTCAGTCCGCGACCATATGAAATGG GCCGGGCTGCTTGGGTGCGAAGCGGTCCTCTCCAGCATGGCCCTGATGCAGGCCAGCTCCATGGCAGGTCCACCCAAGAAGATGATGGCGCCTCTGGGCCACGGCCCGCCCCAGAGAGAGGGCCCCGACCGCGGGCCCCAGAGCCACATGATTCTCCCCTCGGGGATGAGCTGTCCGCCACTG TCTGTGTTTCCTCTGCAGCTCATCAGGAAGGACGGTGACTTCCAGGCCCCTCGCCTGCTGGACGAGAAGGACATGAGGGCCAACGAGGACATGCAGATGAAAAAGAAGAACCGGAAGTCAGGAACGCCCTGCAAAGTGAGAGAACAAGATGGAAGGGGAGGGAAG GGCCCGGGCGGGGACGAGAACGGGCCGGCGTCCAAGGTGCAGAAGAACTTCATCTGCGACCACTGTTACGGCGCCTTCAGGAGCGGCTACCACCTGAAGAGACACATACTGATCCACACAG GGGAGAAGCCGTATGCTTGTGCCGTATGTGACATGAGGTTTATTCAGCGTTACCACCTGGAGAGACACAGCCTCATTCACTCGG gggtgaaGCCGTACGCTTGTTCCATGTGTGACATGCGGTTTTTCCAGCGTTACCACCTGGAGAGACACAGCCAAACTCATACGG GGGTGAAGCCCTACGCATGCTCCATGTGTGACATGAGGTTCTTCCAGCGTTACCATCTGGCCAGACACAGCCTCACTCATACTG GGGTGAAGCCATACGCTTGCTCCATGTGTGACATGAGGTTTTTCCAACGCTACCACTTGGCCAGACACAGCCTCACGCACACTG GGGTGAAGCCATATGCTTGCTCCATGTGTGACAGGAGGTTTTTCCAGAGATACCACCTGGCAAGacacaccctcaaacacacgG GGGTGAAGCCGTACGCTTGCTCCATGTGTGACATGAGGTTCTTCCAGCGTTACCATTTGGCAAGACACAGCCTCACGCACACTG GAGTGAAGCCATACGCATGCACCATGTGTGACATGAGATTTATCCAACGCTACCAACTGGAGAGACACAGTCTGACTCATACCG gggtgaaGCCGTACGCTTGCACCATGTGTGACAAGAGGTTTTTTCAGCGCTACCACCTGGCGAGACACAGCCTCACTCATATGG GTGTGAAACCTTACGCTTGCACCATGTGTGACATGAGGTTTTTTCAGCGTTACCACCTGGCGAGACACAGCGTCATTCATTCGG GTGTGAAACCTTACGCATGTACCATGTGCGACAAGAGGTTTTTTCAACGCTACCATCTGGCAAGACACAGCCTCACTCATATGG GTGTGAAACCTTACGCTTGCACCATGTGTGACATGAGGTTTGTTCACCGTTACCACCTGACGAGACACAGCCTCACTCACTCGGGTATGCGTCCGTGTACCCAGGCCATTTCACAACGTTTTTGCGCTATTCCTGAGGGAG gggtgaaGCCGTACGCTTGCACCATGTGTGACAAGAGGTTTTTTCAGCGCTACCACCTGGCGAGACACAGCATCACTCATATGG GTGTGAAACCTTACGCTTGCACCATGTGTGACAAGAGGTTTTTTCAGCGATACCACCTGGCGAGACACAGCCGCACTCATATGG gggtgaaGCCGTACGCTTGCACCATGTGTGACAAGAGGTTTTTTCAGCGCTACCACCTGGCGAGACACAGCCTCACTCATATGG GTGTGAAACCTTACGCTTGCACCATGTGCGAAAAGAGGTTTTTTCAGCGCCACCACCTGGCGAGACACAGCCTCACTCATATGG GTGTGAAACCTTACGCTTGCACCATGTGTGACAAGAGGTTTTTTCAGCGCCAGCACCTGGCGAGACACAGCCTCACTCATATGG GTGTGAAACCTTACGCTTGCACCATGTGTGACAAGAGGTTTTTTCAGCGCCAGCACCTTGCGAGACACAGCCTCACTCATATGG GTGTGAAACCTTACGCTTGCACCATGTGTGACAAGAGGTTTTTTCAGCGCCAGCACCTGGCGAGACACAGCCTCACTCATATGG GTGTGAAACCTTATGCTTGCACCATGTGTGACATGAGGTTTTTTCAGCGCTACCACCTGGCGAGACACAGCGTCATTCATTCGG GTGTGAAACCTTACGCATGTACCATGTGCGACAAGAGGTTTTTCCAACGCTACCATCTGGCAAGACACAGCGTCACTCATATGG GTGTGAAACCTTATGCTTGCACCATATGTGACATGAGGTTTGCTCAGCGTTACCACCTGACGAGACACAGCCTCACTCACTCGG gggtgaaGCCGTATGCTTGTTCCATGTGTGACATGAGGTTTATTCAGCGTAACCACCTGGAGAGACACAGCCTCACTCACACGGGTATGCGTTCGTTTACCGTACCCACACAACCGA GGGAGAAGCCCTTTGCTTGTGACATGTGTGACATGAGGTTTATCCAGCGCTACCACCTGGAGAGACACAAGCGCGTGCACagcggggagaagccctaccagTGTGAACGATGCCAGCAG aacttCTCGCGGACAGACCGGCTGCTGAGGCATCGGCGCCTGTGCCAGGGGCGCGGCGTGGCCAAGGTGGAGAACCAGCCCTGCTGCGACCCCAGGCCCTACTCCCAGGAGCCCCCGCCGGCGCCGCCCACCTGGAGCCCCCTGCACCCCCCGCCGGGGCGGCTGGCCGTCTGA
- the znf740a gene encoding zinc finger protein Xfin isoform X6 — MSHLPSSSVRDHMKWAGLLGCEAVLSSMALMQASSMAGPPKKMMAPLGHGPPQREGPDRGPQSHMILPSGMSCPPLLIRKDGDFQAPRLLDEKDMRANEDMQMKKKNRKSGTPCKVREQDGRGGKGPGGDENGPASKVQKNFICDHCYGAFRSGYHLKRHILIHTGEKPYACAVCDMRFIQRYHLERHSLIHSGVKPYACSMCDMRFFQRYHLERHSQTHTGVKPYACSMCDMRFFQRYHLARHSLTHTGVKPYACSMCDMRFFQRYHLARHSLTHTGVKPYACSMCDRRFFQRYHLARHTLKHTGVKPYACSMCDMRFFQRYHLARHSLTHTGVKPYACTMCDMRFIQRYQLERHSLTHTGVKPYACTMCDKRFFQRYHLARHSLTHMGVKPYACTMCDMRFFQRYHLARHSVIHSGVKPYACTMCDKRFFQRYHLARHSLTHMGVKPYACTMCDMRFVHRYHLTRHSLTHSGMRPCTQAISQRFCAIPEGGVKPYACTMCDKRFFQRYHLARHSITHMGVKPYACTMCDKRFFQRYHLARHSRTHMGVKPYACTMCDKRFFQRYHLARHSLTHMGVKPYACTMCEKRFFQRHHLARHSLTHMGVKPYACTMCDKRFFQRQHLARHSLTHMGVKPYACTMCDKRFFQRQHLARHSLTHMGVKPYACTMCDKRFFQRQHLARHSLTHMGVKPYACTMCDMRFFQRYHLARHSVIHSGVKPYACTMCDKRFFQRYHLARHSVTHMGVKPYACTICDMRFAQRYHLTRHSLTHSGVKPYACSMCDMRFIQRNHLERHSLTHTGMRSFTVPTQPREKPFACDMCDMRFIQRYHLERHKRVHSGEKPYQCERCQQNFSRTDRLLRHRRLCQGRGVAKVENQPCCDPRPYSQEPPPAPPTWSPLHPPPGRLAV, encoded by the exons ATGTCCCATCTACCCAGCAGCTCAGTCCGCGACCATATGAAATGG GCCGGGCTGCTTGGGTGCGAAGCGGTCCTCTCCAGCATGGCCCTGATGCAGGCCAGCTCCATGGCAGGTCCACCCAAGAAGATGATGGCGCCTCTGGGCCACGGCCCGCCCCAGAGAGAGGGCCCCGACCGCGGGCCCCAGAGCCACATGATTCTCCCCTCGGGGATGAGCTGTCCGCCACTG CTCATCAGGAAGGACGGTGACTTCCAGGCCCCTCGCCTGCTGGACGAGAAGGACATGAGGGCCAACGAGGACATGCAGATGAAAAAGAAGAACCGGAAGTCAGGAACGCCCTGCAAAGTGAGAGAACAAGATGGAAGGGGAGGGAAG GGCCCGGGCGGGGACGAGAACGGGCCGGCGTCCAAGGTGCAGAAGAACTTCATCTGCGACCACTGTTACGGCGCCTTCAGGAGCGGCTACCACCTGAAGAGACACATACTGATCCACACAG GGGAGAAGCCGTATGCTTGTGCCGTATGTGACATGAGGTTTATTCAGCGTTACCACCTGGAGAGACACAGCCTCATTCACTCGG gggtgaaGCCGTACGCTTGTTCCATGTGTGACATGCGGTTTTTCCAGCGTTACCACCTGGAGAGACACAGCCAAACTCATACGG GGGTGAAGCCCTACGCATGCTCCATGTGTGACATGAGGTTCTTCCAGCGTTACCATCTGGCCAGACACAGCCTCACTCATACTG GGGTGAAGCCATACGCTTGCTCCATGTGTGACATGAGGTTTTTCCAACGCTACCACTTGGCCAGACACAGCCTCACGCACACTG GGGTGAAGCCATATGCTTGCTCCATGTGTGACAGGAGGTTTTTCCAGAGATACCACCTGGCAAGacacaccctcaaacacacgG GGGTGAAGCCGTACGCTTGCTCCATGTGTGACATGAGGTTCTTCCAGCGTTACCATTTGGCAAGACACAGCCTCACGCACACTG GAGTGAAGCCATACGCATGCACCATGTGTGACATGAGATTTATCCAACGCTACCAACTGGAGAGACACAGTCTGACTCATACCG gggtgaaGCCGTACGCTTGCACCATGTGTGACAAGAGGTTTTTTCAGCGCTACCACCTGGCGAGACACAGCCTCACTCATATGG GTGTGAAACCTTACGCTTGCACCATGTGTGACATGAGGTTTTTTCAGCGTTACCACCTGGCGAGACACAGCGTCATTCATTCGG GTGTGAAACCTTACGCATGTACCATGTGCGACAAGAGGTTTTTTCAACGCTACCATCTGGCAAGACACAGCCTCACTCATATGG GTGTGAAACCTTACGCTTGCACCATGTGTGACATGAGGTTTGTTCACCGTTACCACCTGACGAGACACAGCCTCACTCACTCGGGTATGCGTCCGTGTACCCAGGCCATTTCACAACGTTTTTGCGCTATTCCTGAGGGAG gggtgaaGCCGTACGCTTGCACCATGTGTGACAAGAGGTTTTTTCAGCGCTACCACCTGGCGAGACACAGCATCACTCATATGG GTGTGAAACCTTACGCTTGCACCATGTGTGACAAGAGGTTTTTTCAGCGATACCACCTGGCGAGACACAGCCGCACTCATATGG gggtgaaGCCGTACGCTTGCACCATGTGTGACAAGAGGTTTTTTCAGCGCTACCACCTGGCGAGACACAGCCTCACTCATATGG GTGTGAAACCTTACGCTTGCACCATGTGCGAAAAGAGGTTTTTTCAGCGCCACCACCTGGCGAGACACAGCCTCACTCATATGG GTGTGAAACCTTACGCTTGCACCATGTGTGACAAGAGGTTTTTTCAGCGCCAGCACCTGGCGAGACACAGCCTCACTCATATGG GTGTGAAACCTTACGCTTGCACCATGTGTGACAAGAGGTTTTTTCAGCGCCAGCACCTTGCGAGACACAGCCTCACTCATATGG GTGTGAAACCTTACGCTTGCACCATGTGTGACAAGAGGTTTTTTCAGCGCCAGCACCTGGCGAGACACAGCCTCACTCATATGG GTGTGAAACCTTATGCTTGCACCATGTGTGACATGAGGTTTTTTCAGCGCTACCACCTGGCGAGACACAGCGTCATTCATTCGG GTGTGAAACCTTACGCATGTACCATGTGCGACAAGAGGTTTTTCCAACGCTACCATCTGGCAAGACACAGCGTCACTCATATGG GTGTGAAACCTTATGCTTGCACCATATGTGACATGAGGTTTGCTCAGCGTTACCACCTGACGAGACACAGCCTCACTCACTCGG gggtgaaGCCGTATGCTTGTTCCATGTGTGACATGAGGTTTATTCAGCGTAACCACCTGGAGAGACACAGCCTCACTCACACGGGTATGCGTTCGTTTACCGTACCCACACAACCGA GGGAGAAGCCCTTTGCTTGTGACATGTGTGACATGAGGTTTATCCAGCGCTACCACCTGGAGAGACACAAGCGCGTGCACagcggggagaagccctaccagTGTGAACGATGCCAGCAG aacttCTCGCGGACAGACCGGCTGCTGAGGCATCGGCGCCTGTGCCAGGGGCGCGGCGTGGCCAAGGTGGAGAACCAGCCCTGCTGCGACCCCAGGCCCTACTCCCAGGAGCCCCCGCCGGCGCCGCCCACCTGGAGCCCCCTGCACCCCCCGCCGGGGCGGCTGGCCGTCTGA